A genome region from Apium graveolens cultivar Ventura unplaced genomic scaffold, ASM990537v1 ctg5281, whole genome shotgun sequence includes the following:
- the LOC141702557 gene encoding two-component response regulator ARR12-like, protein MSGDREASYLCEGSQSGASLFVVKPITTEDLKSIWDFVNQWKKNLAKGKNLISDHSSAKDNEDDTGNKLYEKKSKRKLQITDNEDHNHGKNRVLKDKALLTKKNKLNWTPFLHDKFVRAVQHLGPEGSIPRNIVTVMNVPGLRREQVASHLQVSSSSLFSSFLLCDENF, encoded by the exons ATGTCAGGTGACAGAGAAGCTAGTTATCTATGCGAGGGAAGTCAGAGTGGAGCTTCCCTTTTCGTAGTTAAGCCCATTACTACAGAAGACTTGAAATCAATATGGGATTTTGTGAACCAATGGAAAAAGAATCTAGCTAAAGGGAAAAACTTAATATCTGATCATAGTTCTGCTAAGGACAATGAAGATGACACTGGTAATAAGttatatgaaaagaaatcgaagcGAAAGCTTCAGATAACTGATAATGAAGATCATAATCATGGAAAAAACAGAGTTCTGAAAGACAAAGCTCTTCTAACAAAAAAGAACAAGCTTAATTGGACACCTTTTCTCCATGACAAGTTTGTAAGAGCTGTGCAGCATCTAGGGCCTGAAG GATCTATTCCGAGGAACATTGTTACCGTAATGAATGTGCCTGGACTGAGGAGGGAACAAGTAGCCAGTCACTTGCAAGTTAGTTCCTCCTCCCtcttttcttcttttcttctgTGTGACGAGAATTTCTAA